In a single window of the Nicotiana tomentosiformis chromosome 8, ASM39032v3, whole genome shotgun sequence genome:
- the LOC138897806 gene encoding uncharacterized protein, translating into MASYKALYGRRCHSPMGWFELGEARLLGTGLVHDDLDKVKLIQDRLCTMECRQKSYADRKVRDVAYMVGVKVAILERQVRKMRSKDIASVKVQWRGQPVEEATWETEREL; encoded by the exons atggcttcgtataaggctttgtatgggaggaggtgtcaTTCTCCgatgggatggtttgagctgggtgaggctaggctgttGGGTACTGGCTTAGTTCATGAtgatttggacaaggttaaattgattcaggatcgactttgcacgaTGGAGTgtagacagaagagctacgctgatcggaaagttcgtgatgttgcttacatggttggagTGAAG gtggccattttggaacgacaggttcgaaagatgaggtcaaaagacatagcttcagtgaaggtgcagtggagaggtcagccagttgaggaggctacttgggagaccgagcgggagttGTAG